The genomic interval TGTCCTTCCACTCGGCGGAGAGATCCGCGGCCGCAGGCATGCGCCAGTCCGGCTTCAGATTGCCGAGGCGCAGCGGCACCGGCAGGGCGGCGAACGCCACCGCCGCCTTGTCCGCCTTGTACATGGCGAGGAAGGGATCCTGATGCCGCGTCGCGGCGATGTAGAAGGCGCGCCCCAGCCACTTGTCGCCGAAGTTCTCCGGCTTGGCGCTCTCTCGATAGATCGCCTGCCCGATCTCGGCTGACGTGGGCATGTCCGCCACGACGAGCGCGACGGCCAGCCGCGTATGCGGATCGGGGTCCGCGAGCGCGCCGGCCGACAGGATTGCCGCCGCCGAGGCGGGATCCTTCGGCAGCACCATCGCGGCCGCCTTTCGCACGCCGGCCGCGGGGTGCTTCAGCGCATCGACCGCGGCACGGAACGCGTCGCTCGTCGTCGAGGTCAGCTCGCCGAGACCGTGCAGCGTCCACAAGGCGTGGAACGCGGCGCCGTTGGTGCCGACTTCGTCGACCGACGTGTTGCGCGTCAGCGCGATCAGCTTCGGGACGACATCCTTCTGCCCGCGCTCGACGAGCAGCCGCTGGGCGTGCAGCCGCCACAACATGTTGTCGGACGCGAGGGCCGCCAGCAGCCCGGCCGGATCCTTCTTCGAGAGCGACCGCCGCGGGGCGGCCGGCGCCTTGTTGTAGACGACGCGATAGATGCGGCCGCGCTGCTTGTCGCGGAGCGACGTTTCGAACGCGTTCCCGGGGCCGTTGCTGAACCCCGGCGGCGTCGGGTTGTGTTGCTGGATGAAATTGTACCAGTCGGCGATCCACACGGCGCCATCGGGGCCGACCTGCGCCTGGATCGGCGCTACCCATTCCTCCGCGCCGGCGAACAGGTTCCAGCCGTCGTGCGCGACGAAGCTCGAGCCCTGCTTCTCCATCACCGCCTGGCCGACCAGATGCGCGGTGGGCTCGGTGATGAAGGCGATGCGGTTCCAGTACTGCTTCGGAAACGATCGCGCCGTGTAGAGGTAATGCCCTGCAGCCGCGGTGTAGCCGCCGTGGACGTCGACCTGCCGGATGTAGGGAGTCGTGTGATGCACCGCGTAGAACGCCGCGGAGCTCTGGTAGCCCGGCCCGACGCCGCGGCCGGTGAACGGCCCGCCGGGCAGCCCTTGCAACCCTTCGAAATAGCGGTTCGGGATGGCGACGTAGAAGCTCGGATCGTTGTTGGCGGTCGATCCGAAGACGTCGAACGTCTCCGAGAACCCGAGGCCCCACGTATTGTTGGTCGAGCCCGTGATGTGCTCGAAGCCGGTCTTGCCGTCCGGCTTGAAGCGGAACGCCGCCTGCGCGAAGTTGAACGGTTTGCCGCCCACCTGACCGTTGAAGCCCGAGTAGCCGACGACCCCCCAGATGTGGTTGTCGGGCGCGTACTGGATGTTCGACGCGACCGCGTGGGTGTCGCGAATGCCCCACCCGGTGTGCAGGATCTCGCGCACGTCCGCCTTGTCGTCGCCGTTGGTGTCCTTCAGGAACAGCGTGTGCGGCGGCTGCGTCACGATCACGCCGTCGTTGGCGAACGCGAGGCTGGTCGGGATGTTCAGGTTGTCGGCGAACACCGTGAACTTGTCGGCGCGGCCGTCGCCGTTGGTGTCCTCGAGAATCTTGATCCTGTCGCTGCCCGGCTCGCCGTTGAGCGGGACGTTCGGATAGTCCACCGTCTCGATCACCCAGAGACGGCCGCGCTCGTCGAAGGAGAAGGCGATCGGCTTGATGATCTGCGGCTCGCTGGCGAACAGCTCCACGCGGAACTCGGCCGGCACCTGGATGAACTTCATGGACTCTTCGGGGGTGAAGGGCATCTGGTACTTCGGCGCCGGGCTGCGGTTCTCGTAGTTCGGCACCGGCAGGCCGTCCACGTACACCACCGGCGGCATGCGCGCCTGCTCGGTCCAGGCGGCGCGCGCCGCGTCGTTCACCGCCCACGTGGTGCCGCGCTCGACGAGCGCCTGGAACCCCGGGACGTTCCAGGTGCGCTCGTCATGGCCGAACGCGGTGTAGAAGACGCGCCCCTTGCCGTGCGTGCGCACCCAGGTGTACGGCTCGCGCCCCTGCGCGTCCACGCGCTCCATCAGCACGACCCGATCGACGGGGTTGTGCTTGGTGTGGACGTAGGTTTCGTCCCACGGCGTCGTGAAGTTCTCGAACCCCTTCATGATCGGATGCTCG from Vicinamibacterales bacterium carries:
- a CDS encoding PVC-type heme-binding CxxCH protein, which produces MTRMAWWVRLAVGLAATAIGLAPFSIGAQSRQGAAPAAKRAAASFRPLKVLMLGQDQRHHNSAALYQVLAPPMARKGIQITHVNTPDEALDAETLANYDALMLYANHTKITPEQEKALLDFVAGGKGLVVLHCASFMFQNSEPFIALVGGQFQRHGTGEIRAEIVQPEHPIMKGFENFTTPWDETYVHTKHNPVDRVVLMERVDAQGREPYTWVRTHGKGRVFYTAFGHDERTWNVPGFQALVERGTTWAVNDAARAAWTEQARMPPVVYVDGLPVPNYENRSPAPKYQMPFTPEESMKFIQVPAEFRVELFASEPQIIKPIAFSFDERGRLWVIETVDYPNVPLNGEPGSDRIKILEDTNGDGRADKFTVFADNLNIPTSLAFANDGVIVTQPPHTLFLKDTNGDDKADVREILHTGWGIRDTHAVASNIQYAPDNHIWGVVGYSGFNGQVGGKPFNFAQAAFRFKPDGKTGFEHITGSTNNTWGLGFSETFDVFGSTANNDPSFYVAIPNRYFEGLQGLPGGPFTGRGVGPGYQSSAAFYAVHHTTPYIRQVDVHGGYTAAAGHYLYTARSFPKQYWNRIAFITEPTAHLVGQAVMEKQGSSFVAHDGWNLFAGAEEWVAPIQAQVGPDGAVWIADWYNFIQQHNPTPPGFSNGPGNAFETSLRDKQRGRIYRVVYNKAPAAPRRSLSKKDPAGLLAALASDNMLWRLHAQRLLVERGQKDVVPKLIALTRNTSVDEVGTNGAAFHALWTLHGLGELTSTTSDAFRAAVDALKHPAAGVRKAAAMVLPKDPASAAAILSAGALADPDPHTRLAVALVVADMPTSAEIGQAIYRESAKPENFGDKWLGRAFYIAATRHQDPFLAMYKADKAAVAFAALPVPLRLGNLKPDWRMPAAADLSAEWKDIQVPGAWETRGLPDFDGVVWFTRTIDWKGGAEAATLSFGPVRNNAEVWINGQSVSFAPAPPGAAPGGGRGSGRYAVAQGTLRQGANTITVRIQNGRGEGGFTGAPDQMFIEGPSASELGGAARFAASLAGGWKYRVERQTNAGALYAKPGELAAHVALTAAGGVSGAAATLPPVASQAPDVVIRLSAVKDQMRFDLSQITVAPGQLVEIVFANPDLMLHNFVLGAPGSMNVIGEAADRMATTPEVALQQQYVPDLPVVLFSTKLANPGETIVAQFRAPAQVGQYPYVCTFPAHWRTMNGVLNVVAPAGRGRGGQ